In Alligator mississippiensis isolate rAllMis1 chromosome 10, rAllMis1, whole genome shotgun sequence, one DNA window encodes the following:
- the PUS1 gene encoding pseudouridylate synthase 1 homolog isoform X1, with product MWRCGRGLAAARGLGCWEGAVGRPLEPARVRACLRRRARVNRRCFAMAEGLRVAAASQAKRLKSSSTNCEEIEKQEENGHQAKRFKRDQEDVEDQNKKLPKRKIVLLMAYSGKGYHGMQRNVGCPQFKTIEDDLVSALVQAGCIPENHGEDMKKMSFQRCARTDKGVSAAGQIVSLKVWLMDNILEKINNHLPSDIRILGLKRVTGGFNSKNKCDARTYSYMLPTFAFAPKDLDPQDETYRLSQETLEKVNRLLACYKGTHNFHNFTSQKKAKDPSANRYIMEMFCEEPFVREGLEFAVIKVKGQSFMMHQIRKMIGLVIAVVKGYTAESIMERSWGEEKVDVPKAPGLGLVLERVHFEKYNKRFGNDGLHEPLEWVEEEEKIAAFKEEHIYPTIINTEQEEKSMVNWMNTLSIHDFNSTATGAQANDGSSKNNNELDGSDGCDDDSD from the exons ATGTGGCGCTGCGGGCGGGGGctggcggcggcgcggggcctCGGCTGCTGGGAAGGAGCTGTGGGCCGGCCGCTGGAGCCtgcgcgcgtgcgtgcgtgccTGCGCCGGCGTGCACGTGTGAATAGGCGC TGTTTTGCAATGGCTGAGGGTTTGCGAGTagcagctgccagccaagccAAGAGACTAAAGAGCAGCAGCACCAACTGCGAGGAGATTGAAAAGCAAGAGGAAAACGGACATCAGGCCAAAAGATTCAAGAGAGACCAGGAGGATGTGGAAGACCAGAATAAGAAGCTTCCCAAAAGGAAGATTGTCCTGTTGATGGCGTATTCTGGGAAAGGTTACCATGGGATGCAA cGAAATGTGGGATGCCCTCAGTTCAAGACGATTGAAGACGACTTGGTGTCTGCCCTTGTTCAGGCTGGCTGCATCCCAGAAAACCATGGGGAAGATATGAAAAAGATGTCCTTTCAGAGATGTGCACGGACAGACAAG GGTGTGTCCGCAGCTGGACAGATAGTGTCACTGAAGGTCTGGCTGATGGACAACATTTTAGAAAAGATCAATAACCATCTCCCTTCAGATATCAGAATTCTGG GACTGAAAAGAGTAACCGGGGGATTCAACTCTAAGAACAAATGTGATGCCCGGACCTACTCCTACATGCTACCAACATTTGCCTTTGCCCCAAAGGACCTTGATCCCCAAGATGAAACCTACCGACTGAGCCAAGAGACTCTGGAGAAAGTCAACAGACTTCTTGCTTGCTACAAAGGAACTCATAACTTCCACAACTTCACCTCTCAGAAAAAGGCCAAGGACCCCAGTGCCAATCGGTATATCATGGAGATGTTCTGTGAGGAGCCCTTTGTGAGAGAAGGCCTGGAATTTGCAGTGATAAAGGTGAAAGGCCAGAGTTTCATGATGCACCAGATCAGGAAAATGATTGGTCTGGTGATTGCAGTAGTGAAAGGTTACACGGCTGAGTCTATCATGGAGCGCagctggggagaggagaaggTGGATGTCCCCAAagcgccggggctggggctggttttggAAAGGGTGCACTTTGAAAAGTACAACAAGCGCTTTGGAAATGACGGGCTGCACGAGCCTCTGGAAtgggtagaggaggaggagaagattgCTGCTTTCAAAGAGGAACATATCTATCCAACAATTATAAACACGGAACAGGAGGAAAAGTCCATGGTGAACTGGATGAATACCCTCTCCATCCATGACTTCAATTCCACTGCTACAGGGGCGCAAGCCAATGACGGGAGCTCCAAG AACAACAATGAACTTGATGGCAGCGATGGTTGTGACGATGACTCCGACTGA
- the PUS1 gene encoding pseudouridylate synthase 1 homolog isoform X3, with protein sequence MWRCGRGLAAARGLGCWEGAVGRPLEPARCFAMAEGLRVAAASQAKRLKSSSTNCEEIEKQEENGHQAKRFKRDQEDVEDQNKKLPKRKIVLLMAYSGKGYHGMQRNVGCPQFKTIEDDLVSALVQAGCIPENHGEDMKKMSFQRCARTDKGVSAAGQIVSLKVWLMDNILEKINNHLPSDIRILGLKRVTGGFNSKNKCDARTYSYMLPTFAFAPKDLDPQDETYRLSQETLEKVNRLLACYKGTHNFHNFTSQKKAKDPSANRYIMEMFCEEPFVREGLEFAVIKVKGQSFMMHQIRKMIGLVIAVVKGYTAESIMERSWGEEKVDVPKAPGLGLVLERVHFEKYNKRFGNDGLHEPLEWVEEEEKIAAFKEEHIYPTIINTEQEEKSMVNWMNTLSIHDFNSTATGAQANDGSSKNNNELDGSDGCDDDSD encoded by the exons ATGTGGCGCTGCGGGCGGGGGctggcggcggcgcggggcctCGGCTGCTGGGAAGGAGCTGTGGGCCGGCCGCTGGAGCCtgcgcgc TGTTTTGCAATGGCTGAGGGTTTGCGAGTagcagctgccagccaagccAAGAGACTAAAGAGCAGCAGCACCAACTGCGAGGAGATTGAAAAGCAAGAGGAAAACGGACATCAGGCCAAAAGATTCAAGAGAGACCAGGAGGATGTGGAAGACCAGAATAAGAAGCTTCCCAAAAGGAAGATTGTCCTGTTGATGGCGTATTCTGGGAAAGGTTACCATGGGATGCAA cGAAATGTGGGATGCCCTCAGTTCAAGACGATTGAAGACGACTTGGTGTCTGCCCTTGTTCAGGCTGGCTGCATCCCAGAAAACCATGGGGAAGATATGAAAAAGATGTCCTTTCAGAGATGTGCACGGACAGACAAG GGTGTGTCCGCAGCTGGACAGATAGTGTCACTGAAGGTCTGGCTGATGGACAACATTTTAGAAAAGATCAATAACCATCTCCCTTCAGATATCAGAATTCTGG GACTGAAAAGAGTAACCGGGGGATTCAACTCTAAGAACAAATGTGATGCCCGGACCTACTCCTACATGCTACCAACATTTGCCTTTGCCCCAAAGGACCTTGATCCCCAAGATGAAACCTACCGACTGAGCCAAGAGACTCTGGAGAAAGTCAACAGACTTCTTGCTTGCTACAAAGGAACTCATAACTTCCACAACTTCACCTCTCAGAAAAAGGCCAAGGACCCCAGTGCCAATCGGTATATCATGGAGATGTTCTGTGAGGAGCCCTTTGTGAGAGAAGGCCTGGAATTTGCAGTGATAAAGGTGAAAGGCCAGAGTTTCATGATGCACCAGATCAGGAAAATGATTGGTCTGGTGATTGCAGTAGTGAAAGGTTACACGGCTGAGTCTATCATGGAGCGCagctggggagaggagaaggTGGATGTCCCCAAagcgccggggctggggctggttttggAAAGGGTGCACTTTGAAAAGTACAACAAGCGCTTTGGAAATGACGGGCTGCACGAGCCTCTGGAAtgggtagaggaggaggagaagattgCTGCTTTCAAAGAGGAACATATCTATCCAACAATTATAAACACGGAACAGGAGGAAAAGTCCATGGTGAACTGGATGAATACCCTCTCCATCCATGACTTCAATTCCACTGCTACAGGGGCGCAAGCCAATGACGGGAGCTCCAAG AACAACAATGAACTTGATGGCAGCGATGGTTGTGACGATGACTCCGACTGA
- the PUS1 gene encoding pseudouridylate synthase 1 homolog isoform X2, giving the protein MWRCGRGLAAARGLGCWEGAVGRPLEPARVRACLRRRARCFAMAEGLRVAAASQAKRLKSSSTNCEEIEKQEENGHQAKRFKRDQEDVEDQNKKLPKRKIVLLMAYSGKGYHGMQRNVGCPQFKTIEDDLVSALVQAGCIPENHGEDMKKMSFQRCARTDKGVSAAGQIVSLKVWLMDNILEKINNHLPSDIRILGLKRVTGGFNSKNKCDARTYSYMLPTFAFAPKDLDPQDETYRLSQETLEKVNRLLACYKGTHNFHNFTSQKKAKDPSANRYIMEMFCEEPFVREGLEFAVIKVKGQSFMMHQIRKMIGLVIAVVKGYTAESIMERSWGEEKVDVPKAPGLGLVLERVHFEKYNKRFGNDGLHEPLEWVEEEEKIAAFKEEHIYPTIINTEQEEKSMVNWMNTLSIHDFNSTATGAQANDGSSKNNNELDGSDGCDDDSD; this is encoded by the exons ATGTGGCGCTGCGGGCGGGGGctggcggcggcgcggggcctCGGCTGCTGGGAAGGAGCTGTGGGCCGGCCGCTGGAGCCtgcgcgcgtgcgtgcgtgccTGCGCCGGCGTGCACGT TGTTTTGCAATGGCTGAGGGTTTGCGAGTagcagctgccagccaagccAAGAGACTAAAGAGCAGCAGCACCAACTGCGAGGAGATTGAAAAGCAAGAGGAAAACGGACATCAGGCCAAAAGATTCAAGAGAGACCAGGAGGATGTGGAAGACCAGAATAAGAAGCTTCCCAAAAGGAAGATTGTCCTGTTGATGGCGTATTCTGGGAAAGGTTACCATGGGATGCAA cGAAATGTGGGATGCCCTCAGTTCAAGACGATTGAAGACGACTTGGTGTCTGCCCTTGTTCAGGCTGGCTGCATCCCAGAAAACCATGGGGAAGATATGAAAAAGATGTCCTTTCAGAGATGTGCACGGACAGACAAG GGTGTGTCCGCAGCTGGACAGATAGTGTCACTGAAGGTCTGGCTGATGGACAACATTTTAGAAAAGATCAATAACCATCTCCCTTCAGATATCAGAATTCTGG GACTGAAAAGAGTAACCGGGGGATTCAACTCTAAGAACAAATGTGATGCCCGGACCTACTCCTACATGCTACCAACATTTGCCTTTGCCCCAAAGGACCTTGATCCCCAAGATGAAACCTACCGACTGAGCCAAGAGACTCTGGAGAAAGTCAACAGACTTCTTGCTTGCTACAAAGGAACTCATAACTTCCACAACTTCACCTCTCAGAAAAAGGCCAAGGACCCCAGTGCCAATCGGTATATCATGGAGATGTTCTGTGAGGAGCCCTTTGTGAGAGAAGGCCTGGAATTTGCAGTGATAAAGGTGAAAGGCCAGAGTTTCATGATGCACCAGATCAGGAAAATGATTGGTCTGGTGATTGCAGTAGTGAAAGGTTACACGGCTGAGTCTATCATGGAGCGCagctggggagaggagaaggTGGATGTCCCCAAagcgccggggctggggctggttttggAAAGGGTGCACTTTGAAAAGTACAACAAGCGCTTTGGAAATGACGGGCTGCACGAGCCTCTGGAAtgggtagaggaggaggagaagattgCTGCTTTCAAAGAGGAACATATCTATCCAACAATTATAAACACGGAACAGGAGGAAAAGTCCATGGTGAACTGGATGAATACCCTCTCCATCCATGACTTCAATTCCACTGCTACAGGGGCGCAAGCCAATGACGGGAGCTCCAAG AACAACAATGAACTTGATGGCAGCGATGGTTGTGACGATGACTCCGACTGA
- the PUS1 gene encoding pseudouridylate synthase 1 homolog isoform X4 yields MGIGACVCSCVHVPISLYRRCFAMAEGLRVAAASQAKRLKSSSTNCEEIEKQEENGHQAKRFKRDQEDVEDQNKKLPKRKIVLLMAYSGKGYHGMQRNVGCPQFKTIEDDLVSALVQAGCIPENHGEDMKKMSFQRCARTDKGVSAAGQIVSLKVWLMDNILEKINNHLPSDIRILGLKRVTGGFNSKNKCDARTYSYMLPTFAFAPKDLDPQDETYRLSQETLEKVNRLLACYKGTHNFHNFTSQKKAKDPSANRYIMEMFCEEPFVREGLEFAVIKVKGQSFMMHQIRKMIGLVIAVVKGYTAESIMERSWGEEKVDVPKAPGLGLVLERVHFEKYNKRFGNDGLHEPLEWVEEEEKIAAFKEEHIYPTIINTEQEEKSMVNWMNTLSIHDFNSTATGAQANDGSSKNNNELDGSDGCDDDSD; encoded by the exons ATGGGCATAGGGGCGTGCGTGTGCAGTTGTGTGCACGTGCCTATATCTTTGTACAGGCgg TGTTTTGCAATGGCTGAGGGTTTGCGAGTagcagctgccagccaagccAAGAGACTAAAGAGCAGCAGCACCAACTGCGAGGAGATTGAAAAGCAAGAGGAAAACGGACATCAGGCCAAAAGATTCAAGAGAGACCAGGAGGATGTGGAAGACCAGAATAAGAAGCTTCCCAAAAGGAAGATTGTCCTGTTGATGGCGTATTCTGGGAAAGGTTACCATGGGATGCAA cGAAATGTGGGATGCCCTCAGTTCAAGACGATTGAAGACGACTTGGTGTCTGCCCTTGTTCAGGCTGGCTGCATCCCAGAAAACCATGGGGAAGATATGAAAAAGATGTCCTTTCAGAGATGTGCACGGACAGACAAG GGTGTGTCCGCAGCTGGACAGATAGTGTCACTGAAGGTCTGGCTGATGGACAACATTTTAGAAAAGATCAATAACCATCTCCCTTCAGATATCAGAATTCTGG GACTGAAAAGAGTAACCGGGGGATTCAACTCTAAGAACAAATGTGATGCCCGGACCTACTCCTACATGCTACCAACATTTGCCTTTGCCCCAAAGGACCTTGATCCCCAAGATGAAACCTACCGACTGAGCCAAGAGACTCTGGAGAAAGTCAACAGACTTCTTGCTTGCTACAAAGGAACTCATAACTTCCACAACTTCACCTCTCAGAAAAAGGCCAAGGACCCCAGTGCCAATCGGTATATCATGGAGATGTTCTGTGAGGAGCCCTTTGTGAGAGAAGGCCTGGAATTTGCAGTGATAAAGGTGAAAGGCCAGAGTTTCATGATGCACCAGATCAGGAAAATGATTGGTCTGGTGATTGCAGTAGTGAAAGGTTACACGGCTGAGTCTATCATGGAGCGCagctggggagaggagaaggTGGATGTCCCCAAagcgccggggctggggctggttttggAAAGGGTGCACTTTGAAAAGTACAACAAGCGCTTTGGAAATGACGGGCTGCACGAGCCTCTGGAAtgggtagaggaggaggagaagattgCTGCTTTCAAAGAGGAACATATCTATCCAACAATTATAAACACGGAACAGGAGGAAAAGTCCATGGTGAACTGGATGAATACCCTCTCCATCCATGACTTCAATTCCACTGCTACAGGGGCGCAAGCCAATGACGGGAGCTCCAAG AACAACAATGAACTTGATGGCAGCGATGGTTGTGACGATGACTCCGACTGA
- the PUS1 gene encoding pseudouridylate synthase 1 homolog isoform X5 — protein sequence MAEGLRVAAASQAKRLKSSSTNCEEIEKQEENGHQAKRFKRDQEDVEDQNKKLPKRKIVLLMAYSGKGYHGMQRNVGCPQFKTIEDDLVSALVQAGCIPENHGEDMKKMSFQRCARTDKGVSAAGQIVSLKVWLMDNILEKINNHLPSDIRILGLKRVTGGFNSKNKCDARTYSYMLPTFAFAPKDLDPQDETYRLSQETLEKVNRLLACYKGTHNFHNFTSQKKAKDPSANRYIMEMFCEEPFVREGLEFAVIKVKGQSFMMHQIRKMIGLVIAVVKGYTAESIMERSWGEEKVDVPKAPGLGLVLERVHFEKYNKRFGNDGLHEPLEWVEEEEKIAAFKEEHIYPTIINTEQEEKSMVNWMNTLSIHDFNSTATGAQANDGSSKNNNELDGSDGCDDDSD from the exons ATGGCTGAGGGTTTGCGAGTagcagctgccagccaagccAAGAGACTAAAGAGCAGCAGCACCAACTGCGAGGAGATTGAAAAGCAAGAGGAAAACGGACATCAGGCCAAAAGATTCAAGAGAGACCAGGAGGATGTGGAAGACCAGAATAAGAAGCTTCCCAAAAGGAAGATTGTCCTGTTGATGGCGTATTCTGGGAAAGGTTACCATGGGATGCAA cGAAATGTGGGATGCCCTCAGTTCAAGACGATTGAAGACGACTTGGTGTCTGCCCTTGTTCAGGCTGGCTGCATCCCAGAAAACCATGGGGAAGATATGAAAAAGATGTCCTTTCAGAGATGTGCACGGACAGACAAG GGTGTGTCCGCAGCTGGACAGATAGTGTCACTGAAGGTCTGGCTGATGGACAACATTTTAGAAAAGATCAATAACCATCTCCCTTCAGATATCAGAATTCTGG GACTGAAAAGAGTAACCGGGGGATTCAACTCTAAGAACAAATGTGATGCCCGGACCTACTCCTACATGCTACCAACATTTGCCTTTGCCCCAAAGGACCTTGATCCCCAAGATGAAACCTACCGACTGAGCCAAGAGACTCTGGAGAAAGTCAACAGACTTCTTGCTTGCTACAAAGGAACTCATAACTTCCACAACTTCACCTCTCAGAAAAAGGCCAAGGACCCCAGTGCCAATCGGTATATCATGGAGATGTTCTGTGAGGAGCCCTTTGTGAGAGAAGGCCTGGAATTTGCAGTGATAAAGGTGAAAGGCCAGAGTTTCATGATGCACCAGATCAGGAAAATGATTGGTCTGGTGATTGCAGTAGTGAAAGGTTACACGGCTGAGTCTATCATGGAGCGCagctggggagaggagaaggTGGATGTCCCCAAagcgccggggctggggctggttttggAAAGGGTGCACTTTGAAAAGTACAACAAGCGCTTTGGAAATGACGGGCTGCACGAGCCTCTGGAAtgggtagaggaggaggagaagattgCTGCTTTCAAAGAGGAACATATCTATCCAACAATTATAAACACGGAACAGGAGGAAAAGTCCATGGTGAACTGGATGAATACCCTCTCCATCCATGACTTCAATTCCACTGCTACAGGGGCGCAAGCCAATGACGGGAGCTCCAAG AACAACAATGAACTTGATGGCAGCGATGGTTGTGACGATGACTCCGACTGA